CGGTGGTTCCCAAATCGAGCGAGACCCGGTGGAATAACCGCTGATGTTCGGCCGTGTGGGCAGCCAAAAGTTGCTCGAAACTTTTTTGTTTGGCGGCGGCGAGTGTCGTTCGTGTTGCAGACGCCGGGTTGCCGGAAACATCGTCGAACTTTTTGTAGCTTGTCGCCATGGCGATCAAAATGGTGGCCGAATCGGCGTCGGCGACCGACAGCGTTTTTTCGCCCGCCACAATGCTGCCGCCGTCGATTTGAACCGCAGCGCGGGCCTGAAATTTGAGTGCCCCTTCGATTCCACTCGCGCCTTGATTCACACCGTCCATCACCAGCGTGTTACCGCCGTCGACAAACACCCGTGCCTTCTGCGGCGTTTTCATCGAGGCGGTGAACGAGATTTGTCCCGGCTTATTCGCCGACAGCCGCACAACAATGACCTGATCGATCGGACTGGCGAAGCAGTGGCGCGAGAATGTCGTGCCATCTTGCTCGTAGGTGACACTGGCCAACGCTTGATCCAAATTCAGGTCACGCCGGTAATTTGCGACCGCCGTGGCGGGATGGAAATCGAGGAGCAAATCACCCACCGTCTCGTACGGCATTTCGCGCATCGGTTTGCCCAGCATCTTTTCGCCAATGAGCTGATGCGCCTGGGCGAACTCGCCGGCGAAAATCAGACGGCGGACTTCCGGCAAGGCGTCGCGCGCCGAAGGGTTCGCCGGATCGTACGGTCCGCCGGCCCACAGCGTATCTTCATTCAGTTGCAGGCGTTCCTGATTCACTCCGCCGAAAATCATAGCGCCAATCCGGCCGTTGCCGATCGGCAATGCTTCGACCCAAGCTTGCGCCGGCTGGCGATACCACAGTGACAGCGGCTCTGTGGGCCGCGAAACCTCGCCGCGAAAACTAATTTCTGTCTGCGAACTGGACTGGGCTGGGGTGCTGGCCGCGGAAACGCTTCCCGAATCGGCTTTCGAATCAGCCGACCAAGCGGTAGGCAAATCGACGATGAGAAAAATGACGTAGGCCGCGAGCGCTAGCCATGCGATATGTGAACGATTTGGGTATAACATATCCGCATTGTAACAGATCAGGCGAGGCAAATGTCTTGAGCAGCATTTGTCGGCGCCACCCGAAACTGACCCGCCGCAAGCGAGGTATAATCATCGCCTCGGGCACATCCGCTTCGGATCACCAACTATTCGACCTTTAGACGGCTTTTTTACCATGTCGATTCAACCCGCCGCAAAACTGCTCCTGGCGAACGTGGAATACGAAATCACCGACACCCGGCGAGGCCGGTGGCGGCGATATTTATATCCCAACGGTCGGTTGTTCGAGGAATTTGTTTCCCACGCCCAACTGTTCGGCATGCCGGTCATGCACTTCACCCGTGGCAAATGTCCGGAAACCGGTAAGCGGATTGTCGCCAAGGGAGTGATTGCAGTCGGCCGGCTGGCGTTCGGCATTCTCGCCATCGGTCAGGCTTCGTGCGGAGTGATTGCCATCGGGCAATTGAGCGTCGGCGTACTGTTCGGGCTAGGACAGGCCTGCATGGGGCTGTTTGCGCTGGGACAACTGGCGCTGGCCACGTCGTTTGGCGTCGGACAGTTTGCCGTCGGTTATGCCGCCATCGGGCAATTTGCGTTTGGGAAATACGTGCTTGCCCAAATCGGCTTCGGCGACCACGTCTGGGACATGCGCGGCGCATCTCAAGAAGCTGTGAAATTCTTCCAGACCTTCCTGCCGTAAACACTCGCGACAGTGAAAAGAATCTGGCATCCGTGCCTACGGAACCATTCGCAAGGAATTACTCTTGCGATACATTGCACTTCTATGTATCATCACGGTCATGAAACTGCACAAAGACCTGGTGGCCGCTTCAGCGGCCCCGCTGGTACTCTCAATTCTCTCCGGCGGCGAAAGCTACGGATACCGCATCATTCAGCGCGTCCGGGATTTATCTCGTGGTGAAATCCAGTGGACCGATGGCATGCTCTACCCGGTCTTGCACCGCTTGGAAACGCAGGGATTCGTGCGCTCGCGTTGGGTCACGACGGAAGCTACCAGAAAGCGGAAATACTACACCCTAACCGCCGCCGGAAAACGCGCGCACGGCAAGCAAAAGGAGCAATGGCAAGTCGTTCACGCGACTCTCACTAAATCATGGAGTGGTTTATGCCCGACCTAGAAAAACAGATTGCCCAGTGGAAGGCTTCGCTGAAAACCGTCTTGGGCGATTCTGATGAAATCGTCGACGAGTTGGAAAGTCATCTTCGCGAGGAAATCGATCGACTCATCCGTGCCGGTGACGCTGCCGAGACAGCGTTTTTAACCGCACAAGCAAAGCTGGGGCAGCCGGCGGATATCGCGGCAGAGTACGCCCGGGCCGCAGCACCCGCATTTTGGTTTCCTGTTTCGTTTGGAATACCGCTGTTTATCATTCTGTTTGCGTTTTTCAATTGGTCAGGCATAGTCCAATTGATTGTATCGAGAAATGTCTACTCGGGCCTAATCGTCGCCACGATTGGTTCTGGTGTGGCAATCATCTTTTACACGGCATTTGTCGGCTGCTATTACGTTATTAATCGCCTCATACACCCGATGAGTCTCGGCCAACTTAAATCACTGCGGCGATCTCTCATGGTGGGCAATGCTGCAATTTCCCTCTTTTGCTTGATCATTTTGCTTTACATACAAAGACAAGCATGGCCTCCTTGGGTAACAGTACAAGGAAAAGGACTGAATTGGTCCAATTTCGTTCAGCCGTTAATTCCAATGTTTTGGTCGGCAGCATTAGCAGTGCTTTTATGGATCAATCCCAAAAAGCTGCATCGCTGGGCGCTGCTCAGCATCGTAACTCTTACTGTAACAAACTGGGGTAACCTAATTCTTCAGTTGATTTTGGACCCCTGGCCGCCAAACGGATTCCGACGGTTCCAGCACGTTGCCTTTTGGGTTTACACAATTGTACCGTTGTGTTTCGTGCTGCTCGGCAGATTGCCGGCCCGCCGCGCCGATCGACGTATTGCGGAATAGCTTTTCAGCGCGGGCGCGATCCTGTTGACCACGCTCTGGAGAGTGTAACAAAACGAAACCACCGCTGGGCAAGCCCGGCGGCTAACTGATTCGTAAAATCAATGTGTTACGAGCTCTAAATACCATAACCGTTACTATCGGAACTTCTTTGCCGAAGTATTTCTTCTATTTTTTGGTAATGCGGCACTCGTTGCGGATGTCCGAAGCGGCGTAATTATGATGGATTCTATGCCTCATCTTTGCGTCTGCATTTCCGCTTTCGTAAGTCAGGTGCGGATCATCTGCTTTCCGTGATGAATGGCAGCTTGTCGCGCCAATTCTAAATTCCGTGCCCAAGGAGTGCCTGAAGCATGAAGTTCAAAGCCATTTTCGTTTCCTGGCCCCATGTCGCCTTGATATTGCTAGTTTCGGTGCAGGCCTCCTTTTTGTGGATGTGCATGAACTATATTGCGCCGATCTACGAAAGATTTCGCTATGAAGGATGGCTGGAAGGGGATGAAAAATCGCACGGGATTATGAGCTGGGCAAACTCGATGGTTTGGAACACGCTGCAAACGCTAGATACCCTTGCCACCTTGCCTTGGCTCTGCGTCCTTGGGCTTGCGGCGTGGGGAGCCTGCTTCCTGTTTCGACGAAGTCAAAACAAGCAAGTCCTGGGACTTTGGACGCTGACCACGGCGGCCTTGGGCTTAATGATCCTGATCGCCAGCTTCACGGCGGTCTTGTCGATTCCGCTGTTGGCGGCGGTTCCGACCATGTACAACAGCAAGCCGGAAACGATTGTCAAAGAACGATTGGCAACGGTAGACATGTTGTGCGACGTCATGGCACAGGCATTCAACAAGCGGGATTGGAACACGATGGAGGAAGCAACACGCCTGGCGATCCACGGAATGAACGACCTGGCCACGATGGGAGCCGCGGCTCCGGCCATTGTTTCTTTCAAGCACCAACAGCGTGTCGACGAATTGCGCACAGACCTACAATCTGCCAGTGAGGTCATGAAGGAGATTGAGTCGGCCATTCAATCGAGAGACGTCTCGCGGCTGCAAGCATCGATGACAAAATTTCACGATAAATACGCGCCGGTTCAATAAAATGGGCCGGCGTGAGCGCATTCATTGATAAAACGTTGCCACGCTCTTACGGCGGCGTCTGCGATGTGAACTGGGCCGGGATTGGCGTGGTGATTTCTCCGACAGAAGTTGGATGGGCGTTGACGGTCCACTTCGACGAGCCAAGATAGGTCATCGTCACCGTAAACGGCAAATTGCCGCTGGAAGTCGAGAGGGTAACGCCACAGACATAGGGGCTGGTCGCCGGATAACCGGTTTCCAACAGGGCCAGTCCACGGGCAACCGCGGTTGTGCTCCCTTCGTCACAACTTGTCATTTCTTGTTGAACGGTTTGCGAGCGCAGCAAGGACGACAACTGGCTGGCGCCAATCGCCAACAGCGAGAAAAAGAAAACGATAAACGCCAGCACGATCAACATTGCGTAGCCGGCTCGATGTTGCTTGTGCTTCATGGGTTTTTGGCAATCAAATCGTACGACTGCGAAACGCCCTGGCAGGTAAAATTCAAAATCATTTCAACGCCCGTGCCCAAGTCTCGCAGTTGCAGGGCTTCGAGATCGTGCGCGACTACGAATTGGGTGC
The window above is part of the Pirellulales bacterium genome. Proteins encoded here:
- a CDS encoding glycoside hydrolase family 95 protein, encoding MLYPNRSHIAWLALAAYVIFLIVDLPTAWSADSKADSGSVSAASTPAQSSSQTEISFRGEVSRPTEPLSLWYRQPAQAWVEALPIGNGRIGAMIFGGVNQERLQLNEDTLWAGGPYDPANPSARDALPEVRRLIFAGEFAQAHQLIGEKMLGKPMREMPYETVGDLLLDFHPATAVANYRRDLNLDQALASVTYEQDGTTFSRHCFASPIDQVIVVRLSANKPGQISFTASMKTPQKARVFVDGGNTLVMDGVNQGASGIEGALKFQARAAVQIDGGSIVAGEKTLSVADADSATILIAMATSYKKFDDVSGNPASATRTTLAAAKQKSFEQLLAAHTAEHQRLFHRVSLDLGTT
- a CDS encoding permease prefix domain 1-containing protein, with the translated sequence MPDLEKQIAQWKASLKTVLGDSDEIVDELESHLREEIDRLIRAGDAAETAFLTAQAKLGQPADIAAEYARAAAPAFWFPVSFGIPLFIILFAFFNWSGIVQLIVSRNVYSGLIVATIGSGVAIIFYTAFVGCYYVINRLIHPMSLGQLKSLRRSLMVGNAAISLFCLIILLYIQRQAWPPWVTVQGKGLNWSNFVQPLIPMFWSAALAVLLWINPKKLHRWALLSIVTLTVTNWGNLILQLILDPWPPNGFRRFQHVAFWVYTIVPLCFVLLGRLPARRADRRIAE
- a CDS encoding helix-turn-helix transcriptional regulator, translating into MKLHKDLVAASAAPLVLSILSGGESYGYRIIQRVRDLSRGEIQWTDGMLYPVLHRLETQGFVRSRWVTTEATRKRKYYTLTAAGKRAHGKQKEQWQVVHATLTKSWSGLCPT